CTGTAACCCAATCTGGAATGTCATCTTTCTTAGATGATTTTTTTTCCTTCTTAGATGATTTTTCTTCGTCAGTTTTTTTAACCATAGAACAACAACTCTAGATCAATTCTTTATCTTTCTTACTTTTCTGCCACCATTCAAGATAATCATCTTGTTTATCTTCACGTGTCTTTTCTTTCTGATTTAATCTGTATTTGATGTCAGAAACTTGTTCTCGTGTAGCATACAATCCACATCGCTTACAAATGAAATGTTTTGTAGCCGAGTCCAATTTCATCGGAATCTCTACTTCATCAAATAATTTGAATAAATCATCTCTACCCCTATTTTCTTCTGCAGTTTCAGCTTCATACTTTGCTTGAATTTTCTTTCTTTCTCTTGCAGTACATTCTGGACAGTTAGGCACTAATGTTTTGGCTTAATTTTTTCCATAAAAGCGTTCCCACGATATTATCTGATCGACTTAAAATCTGACACGCGGATTTTATCGTCATCCCTTGCGGTCAGTTCGCCCATCGAACATCCCGCGTGCCAGATATCAAACAAACCCAAAATAAAGTATTATTTCTTTTCTTCTAGAATCTCAGCCGCTATTTTTGCTGTATTTTCAGCTCCATTAGGAGCAAAGTTTTTGGAAAAATCAGCTAAATTTTCTTCAAATTTATTATAATTATTTTTAATTTTTGAAATAGCCTCAATTACTTGCTTTGTCCTAACTGCTAACACTCCTAATTTTTTATCATCTGCCCATTTGATGTTGTTTGTATGCTCATCATAAACAGGAATGCCAATAATCGGTTTTGCCTTTCCTCCAAGAATTTCACCCATTACAGTATGAGAACCATTTACAACAGCATATTTAGTTAAATTCAAAACCGTTTCTTTTTGTTGCTCGGTTAGAAAACCTATATCTATTTGAATCCAATCAATTTTTTTATCTAAAGCATCATATACTGTATATTTTTTTCCATCCTTACCTAAAACATAATCAATATTTGGATCATTTCTTGCATGAGAGATTATCCTTTTCTCATTTTTCATTTCATTTTGATTAAATATCTGTTCATATCTTTTACCCGTACCATCATTAGTTGATTTATTTCCTGTTCGCATCCAATACCCAAATTCTGAATTTTCTATTAGTTTCTCAAGATCAGATGTTGTTTCTTTCTTGATATTTTTACCATTTGTGAAATGACCTACA
Above is a genomic segment from Nitrosarchaeum sp. containing:
- a CDS encoding glycosyltransferase, which gives rise to MLKIGQFIYPWGSGHYSRMMRLNEVLGDHIKEKFEVHFSSKDHVYQKLLEKFPNQKDQIHEILMPTPIDGNLGPSILLSMVNFLLPVSKNPPLVKQVTSYLIQERKLYDKEKFDLVINDGDMGSNIIAKNRNVPSLFITNQFRPKLYKSRSYFYPAVNYISKQIGKASKIIVADSPPPYTLCEYNLNFTKEIKDKVSYVGHFTNGKNIKKETTSDLEKLIENSEFGYWMRTGNKSTNDGTGKRYEQIFNQNEMKNEKRIISHARNDPNIDYVLGKDGKKYTVYDALDKKIDWIQIDIGFLTEQQKETVLNLTKYAVVNGSHTVMGEILGGKAKPIIGIPVYDEHTNNIKWADDKKLGVLAVRTKQVIEAISKIKNNYNKFEENLADFSKNFAPNGAENTAKIAAEILEEKK